From one Vannielia litorea genomic stretch:
- a CDS encoding ABC transporter permease, whose amino-acid sequence MGSYILKRLVAAIPVLIGVSVLVFFIMAMIPGDPALAILGAYATPENVAKINADLGLDKPLVQRYFIWLGNMLTGDFGRSYSQNKPVIDEVMGRFGNTLILAGVAFVLCSVLGILAGVVSAARQYGLADKLITFTVLIGISIPSFFLGMILIIIFALKLRMFPVSGMYLIYGGGGPVDLMNHLILPASALAVVATGVIARLSRSAMLEVLRQDYIRTARAKGVGERSVIMGHALKAAMVSIIPVLGIQAGFVVSGAVYIEMVFDWPGIGQMLVNAISQRDVLLVQGGVVVVAACYVLFNIVVDVAQALLDPRIKS is encoded by the coding sequence ATGGGCAGCTACATCCTCAAACGCCTCGTCGCCGCGATCCCGGTGCTCATCGGCGTCTCCGTCCTCGTCTTCTTCATCATGGCGATGATCCCGGGCGATCCGGCCCTTGCCATCCTCGGCGCCTATGCCACGCCCGAGAACGTCGCCAAGATCAACGCCGACCTCGGCCTCGATAAGCCTCTGGTCCAGCGCTACTTCATCTGGCTCGGCAACATGCTCACCGGCGATTTCGGCCGCAGCTATTCGCAGAACAAACCGGTGATCGACGAAGTGATGGGTCGCTTCGGCAACACCCTCATCCTCGCCGGCGTCGCCTTCGTGCTCTGCTCGGTCCTCGGCATCCTCGCCGGAGTGGTCTCGGCGGCACGGCAATACGGCCTCGCCGACAAGCTGATCACCTTCACCGTGCTCATAGGCATCTCCATCCCAAGCTTCTTTCTGGGCATGATCCTGATCATCATATTCGCCCTGAAACTGCGGATGTTCCCGGTCTCCGGTATGTATCTCATCTACGGCGGCGGCGGCCCGGTGGACCTGATGAACCACCTCATCCTCCCCGCCTCCGCTCTCGCCGTGGTCGCCACCGGCGTCATCGCTCGCCTCTCCCGCTCCGCCATGCTCGAGGTGCTCCGGCAGGACTACATCCGCACCGCCCGCGCCAAGGGCGTCGGCGAGCGGAGCGTGATCATGGGCCATGCCCTCAAGGCCGCGATGGTCTCGATCATCCCGGTCCTCGGCATTCAGGCCGGCTTCGTAGTCTCCGGCGCGGTCTATATCGAGATGGTCTTCGACTGGCCCGGCATCGGCCAGATGCTGGTCAACGCCATCTCCCAGCGTGACGTGCTGCTGGTGCAGGGCGGCGTCGTGGTGGTCGCCGCCTGCTACGTGCTCTTCAACATCGTGGTCGACGTCGCCCAGGCCCTGCTCGACCCGAGGATCAAGTCATGA